The following are from one region of the Bradyrhizobium septentrionale genome:
- a CDS encoding TauD/TfdA dioxygenase family protein — protein sequence MSSTTTIDNVIPRADIVKRAARLGAEIRNVRLSGDLSDEVIRAVNQVLLEHKVIFFRDQGHLDDAAQERFAVRLGKLVPHPTVGAIKGTSSILELDSGRGGGRADQWHTDVTFVDAYPKISVLRGVVIPPYGGDTVWSNTAAAYLDLPAPLQRLADELWAVHSNAYDYAVKSRASEADRKHFDEVFTGTVYETEHPVVRVHPETGERTLVLGNFVQRFVGLPKYDGQKLFDLFQSHITAPENTVRWNWQAGDVAIWDNRATQHYAVNDYGDQHRVVRRATIDGEVPVSIDGRRSVTRIKAPKQQAAKAA from the coding sequence ATGAGCAGCACGACGACCATTGATAACGTCATTCCCCGCGCGGACATCGTCAAGCGCGCGGCGAGGCTTGGAGCGGAGATCAGGAACGTCAGGCTGTCGGGCGATCTGTCCGATGAGGTCATCCGCGCCGTCAACCAGGTGCTGCTCGAGCACAAGGTGATCTTCTTCCGCGACCAGGGGCATCTCGACGACGCCGCGCAGGAGCGCTTTGCGGTGCGGCTCGGTAAGCTCGTGCCGCATCCGACGGTCGGGGCAATCAAGGGGACGTCGTCGATCCTCGAGCTGGATTCGGGTCGCGGCGGCGGCCGTGCGGATCAATGGCATACCGACGTGACCTTCGTTGACGCCTATCCGAAGATCTCGGTGCTGCGCGGGGTGGTGATTCCGCCTTATGGCGGCGACACCGTCTGGTCGAATACAGCGGCGGCTTACCTCGACCTGCCGGCACCGCTGCAACGGCTCGCCGACGAGCTGTGGGCGGTTCACAGCAACGCCTATGACTATGCCGTCAAGTCCCGAGCAAGCGAAGCCGACCGCAAGCATTTCGACGAAGTGTTCACCGGCACGGTCTACGAGACCGAGCATCCCGTGGTGCGCGTTCACCCCGAGACCGGTGAGCGGACGCTGGTGCTGGGCAACTTCGTCCAGCGTTTCGTCGGACTGCCGAAATACGACGGCCAGAAGCTGTTCGACCTGTTCCAGTCGCACATCACGGCGCCCGAGAACACCGTGCGCTGGAACTGGCAGGCCGGCGACGTCGCGATCTGGGACAACCGCGCCACCCAGCACTATGCGGTCAATGACTACGGCGATCAGCACCGCGTGGTGCGCCGTGCCACGATCGACGGCGAAGTGCCGGTGTCGATCGACGGCCGCCGCAGCGTGACGCGCATCAAGGCACCGAAACAGCAGGCCGCGAAGGCGGCGTGA
- a CDS encoding SidA/IucD/PvdA family monooxygenase, which yields MRGCTSSARPRAYRAPSLACPVSDSRPGTRHGAAAYDALDRILRLDWAAYLDWYRKVTGVVVRYGTRLVRIEPAGDHLRLHLEQGGRTTVETTRKLVLATGFVGSGGAHIPEALRSLPKQFHAHTSEKIDFRALRGRSVAVVGSAASAFDAAAVALEAGARDVHLYARRETLASLPVIRIRGYPGAYDNYGALPDAVRWQQAIRFRRAGSTPPADAIARAVAFPNFHLHLGAPWQAVRQEGGRAVAVTPQGEFAFDFAIAGTGYAVNLGAQTELRDFADEILLWRDRFTPRDDERDGALAAYPYLGLGHEYLEKRPGRAPFLKDIHVFNPAAFVSFGLPVGDVPSFRRDIPAVVARISRDLFLDDLPAHEARINGSIADDFGAELYAPAVWRPPEYVAAE from the coding sequence GTGCGCGGATGCACAAGCTCCGCACGCCCAAGAGCTTACCGGGCCCCGAGCTTGGCCTGCCCGGTCTCGGATTCCAGGCCTGGTACGAGGCACGGCGCAGCCGCATACGATGCGCTCGATCGCATTCTGCGGCTCGACTGGGCGGCCTATCTCGACTGGTATCGCAAGGTCACGGGCGTTGTCGTTCGTTATGGGACGCGGCTGGTTCGCATCGAACCCGCGGGAGATCATCTGCGGCTGCATCTGGAGCAGGGCGGTCGCACGACGGTCGAAACCACGCGAAAGCTTGTGCTGGCGACCGGTTTTGTCGGCAGTGGCGGCGCCCATATTCCGGAGGCCCTGCGCAGTCTGCCGAAGCAATTTCATGCGCATACTTCGGAGAAGATCGACTTCAGGGCCCTGCGAGGGCGATCGGTCGCGGTGGTCGGGAGCGCCGCGTCAGCATTCGACGCCGCCGCCGTCGCGCTCGAAGCCGGCGCGCGCGACGTCCACCTCTATGCCCGGCGCGAAACGCTGGCCTCGCTGCCGGTGATCCGGATCCGGGGCTATCCGGGCGCCTACGACAACTACGGGGCGCTGCCGGATGCGGTGCGCTGGCAACAGGCGATCCGCTTCCGCCGCGCCGGCTCGACGCCGCCGGCGGATGCGATCGCGCGCGCTGTCGCGTTTCCCAATTTCCATCTCCATCTGGGCGCACCATGGCAGGCGGTGAGGCAAGAGGGCGGGCGTGCCGTCGCAGTAACGCCGCAGGGTGAATTTGCGTTCGACTTTGCCATCGCCGGCACCGGATATGCCGTGAACCTCGGCGCGCAGACCGAACTGCGCGACTTCGCGGACGAGATACTGCTGTGGCGCGACCGGTTCACGCCGCGCGACGATGAGAGGGACGGGGCGCTGGCGGCATATCCCTATCTCGGATTGGGGCATGAATATCTGGAGAAGCGGCCCGGCCGCGCGCCCTTCCTGAAAGACATTCACGTCTTCAACCCGGCGGCCTTCGTCAGTTTTGGCTTGCCGGTCGGCGATGTCCCGAGCTTCAGGCGCGACATTCCTGCCGTTGTGGCACGGATCAGTCGCGATCTGTTTCTGGACGATCTGCCGGCGCACGAGGCGCGCATCAACGGATCGATCGCCGACGACTTCGGCGCCGAGCTTTATGCGCCGGCGGTGTGGCGGCCACCGGAGTACGTCGCGGCCGAGTAG
- a CDS encoding class I SAM-dependent methyltransferase, which translates to MPQTSGAISLEHDTPELARSYDEAGLVQFRHGKFLIGPLAIKSGEHVLDIGTGTGRLAEFVADLVGPNGQVIGIDPLAGRIEIARLRQSDNLQFHTGRAEDLSRFDDRQFDAVYLNSVFHWIADKGGALREIHRA; encoded by the coding sequence ATGCCGCAAACGAGTGGCGCCATCAGTCTCGAACACGATACTCCGGAGCTGGCTCGCTCCTACGATGAAGCCGGGCTGGTCCAGTTCCGTCACGGCAAGTTCCTGATCGGACCGTTGGCGATCAAATCCGGCGAGCATGTCCTTGACATCGGGACCGGCACCGGCCGCCTCGCCGAATTCGTGGCAGATCTCGTCGGGCCGAACGGTCAGGTGATCGGCATCGATCCGCTCGCCGGCCGCATCGAGATCGCGCGGCTTCGCCAGTCGGACAATCTGCAATTCCACACCGGCCGGGCCGAGGACCTCTCGCGCTTCGATGACCGCCAGTTCGATGCGGTCTATCTCAACAGCGTGTTCCATTGGATCGCCGACAAGGGCGGCGCCTTGCGGGAGATCCACCGGGCCTGA
- a CDS encoding LLM class flavin-dependent oxidoreductase yields the protein MSDRRLSLNLFIYPGGHHEAAWRYKGSAADRILDVTFYQELAQKAEAHKFDAIFFADGPALADNVRYAQRFRFEPITWLAAIAVATKRIGLIATASTTYSEPYNLARLFASLDHLSGGRAGWNIVTTSTAQAAQNFGLPEHPPHHERYERAREYLDVITRLWDSWEDDALINDPVSGVFADTGKIHAIDHFGKHFRVRGPLNISRTPQGRPVYVQAGSSDDGRAFAARFAEAIFTAHQTLASAQEFYADIKRQARVFDRSPNQIKVLPGISPFIASTQAEADRLQDEFNELIQPEYSLTQLRQMIGLDLAGFDLDGPFPRHLIDTNGARGVASRFKLVVDIVDREKPTIRQLVQRLAGARGHWVIAGPPEKIADNIQTWFENGAADGFNVMPPWLPGGFDVFAEQVVPILRKRGLFRDDYAGTTLRDHYGLNRPPSVFSGSIQAIA from the coding sequence ATGAGCGATCGACGGCTTTCTCTCAATCTCTTCATCTATCCGGGTGGCCATCACGAGGCGGCGTGGCGCTACAAGGGCTCCGCCGCGGACCGCATCCTCGACGTCACCTTTTATCAGGAGCTGGCGCAGAAGGCCGAGGCGCACAAATTCGACGCGATCTTCTTTGCCGACGGACCGGCCCTGGCCGACAATGTCCGCTACGCGCAGCGCTTCCGCTTCGAGCCGATCACCTGGCTCGCCGCAATTGCGGTCGCCACCAAGCGGATCGGCCTGATCGCGACCGCGTCAACGACCTATAGCGAGCCTTACAACCTTGCCCGCCTGTTCGCCTCGCTCGACCATCTCAGCGGCGGCCGTGCCGGCTGGAACATCGTGACGACAAGCACGGCGCAGGCGGCGCAGAATTTCGGCCTGCCGGAGCATCCGCCGCATCACGAACGCTACGAGCGGGCGCGGGAATATCTCGACGTCATCACCCGTCTTTGGGACAGCTGGGAAGACGACGCGCTGATCAACGACCCCGTCTCCGGGGTGTTTGCCGATACCGGCAAGATCCATGCGATCGACCATTTCGGGAAGCATTTTCGGGTTCGCGGGCCGCTCAACATCTCGCGGACGCCGCAGGGACGGCCGGTCTACGTGCAGGCGGGCTCATCGGACGACGGCCGCGCCTTTGCCGCGCGCTTCGCGGAAGCGATCTTCACCGCGCATCAGACGCTGGCGAGCGCTCAGGAATTTTATGCCGACATCAAGCGTCAGGCGCGCGTGTTCGACCGCAGCCCCAATCAGATCAAGGTTCTGCCCGGCATCAGCCCGTTCATCGCCAGCACGCAAGCCGAGGCGGATCGGCTGCAGGACGAATTCAATGAACTGATCCAGCCGGAATATTCGCTGACCCAGCTGCGCCAGATGATCGGGCTCGACCTTGCCGGCTTCGATCTCGACGGCCCGTTCCCGCGCCACCTGATCGACACCAACGGTGCCCGCGGCGTGGCCAGCCGCTTCAAGCTCGTGGTCGACATCGTCGATCGCGAGAAGCCGACGATCCGCCAGCTGGTCCAGCGCCTCGCCGGCGCGCGCGGCCATTGGGTGATTGCGGGCCCGCCGGAGAAGATCGCCGACAATATCCAGACCTGGTTCGAGAACGGCGCCGCCGACGGTTTCAACGTCATGCCGCCCTGGCTGCCCGGCGGATTCGATGTCTTTGCCGAGCAGGTCGTTCCGATCTTGCGCAAGCGCGGCCTGTTCCGCGACGACTACGCCGGCACGACGCTGCGCGATCATTACGGCCTGAACCGGCCGCCGAGCGTCTTTTCCGGCTCGATTCAGGCGATCGCCTGA
- the phaC gene encoding class I poly(R)-hydroxyalkanoic acid synthase, whose product MNRPFNMPDEFVEGFMKAGESLWRSLGWATNVDREGANLGSTLNSSGRLAELQAEHLKRLYQLTEHIIRSASGVSSEGSIEPARGDRRFNAEEWRDNAAYSLLKQCYLLNARYCVDFVEALDLDEKEKLRLRFFTRQLVEAMSPTNFIATNPDVIKLATDSEGQSLKAGLENLMTDLGRGSLTITDEEAFEVGKDVATSRGAVVFENELFQLIQYEPATEQVTARPLLIVPPCINKFYILDLQPANSFVRFAVEHGLTVFMVSWRNPDASCGHFAWDDYVEQGAMRAIEVARSISGADKANVVGWCVGGTILSSALAILRTRGDESVACVTLLTTMLDFREPGDLGVFVDEESTRQREQTIGNGGIYRGSELGFVFQTLRSKELIWPNVINNYLKGKSPERFDLLFWNADVTNLPGPMYCWYIRNMYLENNLREPNRLTMCGTPVDLGRVDLPAYVLATVEDHIVPWRSAYRTTGLFSGNTRFVLGASGHIAGVINPASKNKRSYWLSDERCDDPAAWRAGAAEKPGSWWNDWIAWLKPWAEDQVPARPQLGSNLYPPGESAPGRYVKAKAN is encoded by the coding sequence CAACCCTGAATTCGTCGGGACGCCTCGCCGAATTGCAGGCCGAGCACCTCAAGCGCCTGTACCAGCTCACCGAGCACATCATCAGATCGGCGTCCGGGGTGTCGAGCGAAGGGAGCATCGAGCCCGCGCGTGGCGATCGCAGGTTCAACGCCGAGGAATGGCGGGACAACGCGGCCTATAGCCTTTTGAAGCAATGCTATTTGCTGAACGCGCGCTATTGCGTCGATTTCGTTGAAGCGCTCGATCTCGACGAGAAGGAAAAGCTTCGCCTGCGCTTCTTCACGCGTCAGCTTGTCGAGGCGATGAGCCCGACCAATTTCATTGCCACCAATCCTGACGTCATCAAGCTTGCGACGGACAGCGAAGGTCAGAGTCTCAAGGCCGGCCTCGAGAACCTGATGACCGATCTGGGCAGAGGCAGCCTGACGATCACCGATGAGGAGGCTTTCGAAGTCGGAAAGGACGTCGCCACATCAAGGGGCGCGGTCGTCTTCGAGAACGAGCTGTTTCAGCTCATTCAATATGAACCGGCGACCGAGCAGGTGACGGCACGGCCGCTGCTGATCGTGCCGCCCTGCATCAACAAGTTCTACATTCTCGACCTGCAGCCGGCCAATTCCTTCGTCCGTTTCGCGGTCGAGCATGGCCTGACCGTCTTCATGGTCTCCTGGCGCAATCCGGATGCCTCATGCGGGCACTTTGCCTGGGACGATTACGTCGAACAGGGCGCTATGCGTGCGATCGAGGTGGCCCGGTCGATCTCCGGTGCCGACAAGGCCAACGTGGTCGGCTGGTGCGTCGGGGGAACTATCCTGTCGTCCGCGCTGGCGATCCTGCGCACGCGGGGCGATGAGTCTGTCGCCTGCGTGACATTGCTGACGACGATGCTCGACTTCCGCGAGCCGGGGGACCTCGGCGTGTTCGTGGACGAGGAGAGTACGCGACAGCGGGAGCAGACCATCGGCAATGGCGGCATCTACCGCGGCTCGGAGCTCGGGTTTGTGTTTCAAACCCTGCGGTCGAAGGAGCTGATCTGGCCGAACGTGATCAACAACTATCTGAAGGGAAAATCGCCGGAACGTTTCGATCTTCTGTTCTGGAACGCCGACGTGACCAACCTGCCGGGGCCGATGTATTGCTGGTACATCCGCAACATGTACCTGGAGAACAACCTTCGGGAGCCGAACCGCCTGACGATGTGCGGCACGCCTGTCGATCTGGGGCGGGTCGACCTGCCTGCCTATGTCCTGGCGACCGTTGAGGATCACATCGTGCCATGGCGATCGGCCTATCGCACCACCGGCCTGTTCAGTGGCAACACCCGCTTTGTGCTGGGTGCGAGCGGGCATATTGCCGGCGTGATCAACCCCGCCTCGAAGAACAAGCGAAGCTACTGGCTGTCGGACGAGCGATGCGACGACCCGGCGGCATGGCGGGCGGGCGCGGCCGAAAAGCCGGGCAGCTGGTGGAACGACTGGATCGCATGGCTCAAGCCGTGGGCTGAAGACCAGGTGCCCGCCCGCCCGCAGCTCGGCAGCAATCTCTATCCTCCAGGGGAATCCGCGCCGGGCCGATACGTGAAGGCGAAAGCGAACTGA